aAAGACTTCTCTGTCTTCCCTGGACAGTcgtctctcagttctgcaaaaatagagtagatttaaggactacttggctacaaatcatttcaacagtacagtaatgagtttgagggtgtacaacatgtgctacattatctactgtacatagaataatgaaagtcctctcatctgaagtactgctgctatgtactgtaattatattgtatgtgtcagtaGTATTGAAACGTTGTAGATGAGCCTGTAGGCCATCTTCCCTCACGGTCAGTCCATGCAGAAGAACATGGTCAACCatagtgctttgtatttcatcaggaacaaacgacctttgacctcatccccttaattttttcttttctcctcctattcctctttgtctcccactaccagtattcattttccaaaacacataatcacttgtgctcctatgcatatcatcctgagattctgacctgtgtgtcatcagttttgctactgaatgttcactCATGGATAAACgtgctgtttgtgttcattttttgatgcttgagttaattatattgtgtgtttgagttttttaaatgagaacatggttaaacctgtgcaaaatgatggcgtttttgtgtagagttttgcagaaaactcTGAGCAAACTCTGAACGTGTGtgcaaacaggtgaaatgtgttaaaagttttgagaaacatgtctttgttttgagaactgtatgaatggtttggaaaaataGGCCAAATGCatcagttatagtgtgttagcaatcaagaaaaactgtaactgTAAATTTGTTTTACTTAGCTTTACCAACATCAAGGGTGACTCtttttggcattttaaaatTAGCAGTAAGCATTAATATACACATTAATGTACACTACaaacagtatattttaaagatgGTTACATAAGGGAAGTGTTGTTGTTAATACAGGTATTCTTACCCACTTTTCCCAGGATACACAGGATATTCATGGCACCCCTGTACCTGTAATGATACCTGGGGGACCCTGCGCAACTGGTTAATGAAAGGTTATACTGACACCGGTAACCTGACAGATGACCAGCATTTCTTCAACAAGTGTTTAAGTAGGGCTAGAATGACAGGTGAATGTGCCTTTGGCAGGCTGAAAAGCAGATGGAGGTGTCTCGGAAACCGTTTAGACATAGACATCTCATTAGTCCCTACAGTGATTAGCGCGTGCTGTGTGCTTCACAACATCTGTGAAAAGCAAAACACCACGGAGGAGGGCATACATACCACACATGCCCCCAGCACACACCTAGAGGTGTCTGAGATAGAAACGGACGACATCTCACCTTTGAGAGTCCGGGAAGCACTTACAGCATATTTCTCAGGTGAAAGGAACCGTATGTAATACAATTGTACCTATCGTTGTCTGTTAAATAGTTTAATGAATCGCTTACTGCATTCAACATGAACTTCTTTATCAGCTAACAAAGTCAGAAATATGCCCTTACAtgaacataaaatatactttaaaggcttagTTCAGTTGCTCTTGTgtttcatagtattttttttctactaTGGAAATCATTGGCTACCATCAGCTGTTGGTTTACCTGCATtcttcacaatatttttttaattaaacagaaCAAAGTCATAGAGGTGCACTTGCAGTCCCTGCCAAGCCTCATCTGATCTGTACACAGAACATGCTAAAGGTCACATGATGTTGCATTACACCACAATGACTTTCCCTAGTCTGTCAGACACATCTGTAGATGCACGTCAAAAGATGCCCACTCATTATTTTCACCAGCTTTGCTTTCTGCAAATATTGTAcaatatttggttacactttatttgaaaGGTATCcgtgttacagtgtaattaacATTCCTTAACAACATGTACTTACAGTACTTTAGGGTTAGGAGTAAGGTTTAAGGTTAGTTTCTTGTATTTttgcataatttactgttataaaTTCCTATAGTAAGTATATATGGAaacaaggacactttaaaataaagtgctacccaaCATTAAATCTGATATCTCTTGACAATTTATATCCCTAGACAACTGATATCTCTAGACaaaaatttgagcttaaaacagtttaaaaagtttttctgtttttaatttttacgaGGAACATTCAAAACCACATTAATTATTTCCAGATGAAACACTCCCCTATAACTTAATGGGTTTGATTATTATTGAtttgattattgattattaaattatgTCCTCTGTACTTAGAAAAAGGCTGTATGTATGCTTAATTATGCGTATTTCCCCCCAAGTTCGGTGAATGACCACAGAGACTCAGCAGCCCCTTTTAAACACTAACCACACCAGCAGACTGCAGGAAACCAACACTAACTCTCAATATTACCAAGTTAGAAAGAACTCATGAAGAGCATAATTCATAATGTTTacaatttcatttaatatatatatatatatatatatataataattttttttttgctagaaatgtatgtaaaataatagcttatattaatacataacatatgtacaaatatattataagctaacattttaatatataaaataacttttaatttaacaatttgttaattatatattacaagAAGCATTACCATTCAGTGAaagtgaaacacaaattaaacattGTAGTCGCTGATGTAATAGTCAGTCAATATATCATTTGCAAAGTTCATTCATTATTTAGTTTATCCTTCATTATGTGAACATCTTGGTACTTTCCACCCTATGACACACCTGCATTAGCAGTGACCGTACTCTCATGGTCATGTAAACCTCTGAATTTTAGAAAGCTGTGAATGTTCCTGTACACAATGGTCGCCCGTGAGGTGACGAGGGTCTTTTGATTCCAAGCGGACAGGTGACAGCTTCGTGGGAGGAAGTTCTGATGCTCATTTTCCTCTCTGTGAGTGTTCATAAGTGCAAGTTGTGGTGAGCTGAGATAATACGCATCAGACTCACAAGAGAAGATGAGGTGTGCTTCTGTAACCCTTCTGCTGTGCCTGGCTACAATGCTGCTTGCTCAAGTCACCTGCCAAAGTAAGAAATACCTCCATATTACTTGATATTAATTcttcatattaattaaaatatattatgttattttgaattaaatggtGTTGTCAACATGAATGTCTGTGTTAAAATGCTTTTGTTTCCTTTTGGTGTTTTTAGTAAACGGCCGGTCGAGCTGCCTTTGTCTCAAGACATCAAATCGGGTTCCCCGCAAGGAAAATCTAGAAAGTTACATGATACAAAATGCAGGCTCCTGCCATATTGATGCCATTTtgtgagtttttctttttttccccccttttttttctctttcctaTTGAGGCATATACGCTGTGATATATCTATTCAACAATATTTCATGCTAATATGtcagaatattattatttattttttgtctaggctttattttagtacattgaTATTTTACCCATATACAGTTTAAATTTTGGGTAATCATTtgcacttttatatattttgttgtattgtcATGCTAAATTGTTACTTTTATGTACTTACAGATTTAAAACTGTCAAAGGCCGTTTCATTTGCGCTGATCCAAAAAACCCTTTGGCAATAAATGCCAGGAAATATATGGATATGAAAAAAGACAGCATTTCTCATAAACCCCACATCAACATTAAAAACGGGATCAACACTGAGTACAACATCAGACCGGAATGGTGAGGATGAATTAAGAAATATACTTTATCTGAACTACTTCAATTTGTTAACACaagtctgtatttatttatttattgcaccTGGTCAGTTTACagttatttcagttaatattttagtatatatttCAGTTAAACTGTCTTGGCAAAAAGAATGTCAGATGctaaaaatgcttttgtttCCTTTTGGTGTTTGTAGTAAACGACCGGTCAAATTGCCTTTGTCTCAAGACATTAAATTTGGTTCCCCGCAAGGAAGATATTGAAAGTTACATAATACAAAATGCAAGCATCTGCCATATTGATGCCATTTTgtgagttatttttcttttttcttttcatattgaGGCATATACACTGTGATATATCTCAACTACTCAACAATATTTCATGCTAATATGTCAgaatactatttatttatttattttgtctaggctttattttagtacattgcCATTTTACCCATGTACAGTTCAATTTGGGTAATCATTtgtacttttatatattttgttgtattgtcATGCTAAATTGTTACTTTTATGTACTTACAGATTTAAAACTGTCAAAGGTCAATTCTTTTGCGCTGATCCACAAAACCCTTTGGCAATAAATGCCAGGAAATATATGGATATGAAAAATAAGACAGCATTTCTCATAAACCCCACATCAACATTAAAAACGGGATCAACACTGAGTACAACATCAGACCGGAATGGTGAGGATGAATTAAGAAATATACTTTATCTGAACTACTTCAATTTGTTAACACaagtctgtatttatttatttattgcaccTGGTCAGTTTACagttatttcagttaatatttcAGTATATATTTCAGTTAAACTGTCTTGGCAAAAAGAATGTCAGatgctaaaaatgtttttgtttccttttgGTGTTTGTAGCAACTGGCCATTCATTTTGCCCTtgtctgaaaacattagaaaCTGTTCTCAACAAGGAAGATATCAAAAGTTACAAGATACATAAAGCAGACATGTGCCATAGTGATGCCATTGAGTGAGTTTTTCTCATGAAATTGTATACACTATTCTAGAATATGTATGTTTCATGATAAATCTGAGCTAATATATCGGAGTTCTTTTTGCCAGGCCTTAATTTAACTGTCATTGACAGTTTTTACCCTTTAACGTTTTGGTACCAAATCACATGTTACTtatatacagttaaaaaaatctacatctgcacatttgtatattttttttgtgttgttgtgcTAAGTTATTACTGTTATCTATTTACAGATTTAAAACAGTCAACGGTTTAACGTTTTGTGCTAATCCACAAAAGCTTTGGGTGAAAAAAGCCATGCAATTTGTGGACAAGAAGGCAAATGAAACGACAGCCCATCCCATGAACTCCACATcaacatttaaaacagcatCAGTGCAAAATACAACATCACACTGGAATGGACAGGATGAACTAAGAAGTGATTCACATGAgcaatatgaatatttttacatatgtCTATAATTTTTGCCACTGGCAGGAACATTGATTTTATtgattgatatttttttttcatgcatctGTCAGTTTTTGAATTTTAGGCTTTCATAAAATATCCgaaatatctctctctctctctctctctctctcgggaTCGTGGGTAGTGGGAGTAGTTTGGAGCTGTGGAGCACACCTTTGAGAGTTTGGTTCGctttattatacttttttttaaacttttgttaAGATTTAAGTAAactatttaatttagtttatgtGCTGACTGAGGTTGGCGAACTTGAACAGATGGGGTCAAGCGGAGATTTCTCACGCTTGACTCTCAGACATGGTTTGAAAGCAACGGATGACTCCATATCTGTGGAAGATGTGCTGGTTGCAGTTAGTGAACAGGTTGGTGGGCTAAATATTAAGTCAGCTTCTTGAATGAACaaatctgttgttgtttttcttgtcGATGTTCGGATGGTTGATAATCTGATTGAACAtagaattacaattaattacacGTTTTTACCAGTACTGCCGTTATTGAGtccatcaaaacaaacaaaaaaatagtattGTCAAATGTTTCTCCATTCATTAAAGGAAAACGCCACCGGTTTTCCATATTCTAATATGTTCTTCCCTCAACTTAGTCGAGTTGATACGTACCTCTCCCGTCGCTGTAGCGCGCGGCGCAACTATGCTAGCGTTTAGCTTAGCACCATTCATTCCTTAGGATCCAAACAGGGATGAATTTAGAAGCCACCAAACACTTCCATGTTTTCCCTATTTAAAGATGGTTACATGAGTAGTTACACGAGTAAGTGTggtgacacaaaataaaacgtGGTGATTTTCTAAGCAGATaaaaaatgataactataatgtATGGCGGAAGAGCACGTCGCAGCACTTCGACCACGGCGCAGTAATATCATCATGCGCCGAGGTCGAAGTGCTGCGACGTGCTCACTTGAGTGATGATATTACTGCGCCGTATTGGCCCCACGTCTTCAGCTGACCGGGAGAATCAAAGGCCTAGAGTGATTGTGCGATTTCACTACAGAAAAGGCTGTTCGGTGTGGGAATTGGAACCAGATCTTCAGTCAGAGTCGTAAGGTCTTCATTTTTCCTGATTTCAACTCCAGCATCGTTAAAAGGAGGGTGGCATTTTCAGATGTGAGAAACAGCCTGCGTGAGAAGAACATGAGATTTTCTCTTAAATTCCCCGCTCGCCTGCTGATTGACCTCGGTGATGAGAAGTTTCAATTCGACTGTCCCAAAGAAGCACAGCGATGGTTTAATGAACGGTATTCAACTTCCTTGGTATTATGTAGAGATAAGTATGCAATGGACGCCATTTTATAAGCAGTTGTACTCTGATAATTGATCACTGTTAACCAAGTGAGTTTAgataaatgttttcatgttgCCTGAAATTACTGTTCTTTATGTTACTCCATATGTTCGGGAGTGACTTCATACAACATAGACGGGAATAGATacggtttttaaaaaaaacgagttggtctcgccggcgagacagccgaccccagagagttaagcATCGGAGGTTCCCGAGTTTTGGTGTTCTGCCTCCATTGTTTGGGAATGGAGAGAAGAAATTGAGCAATGTTCAGGGTGGGTTGGGGGGATGGTGGGTTTTCCCccaattaattttttctttttcttttcttttcttttttttaattttatttatttctttttttttccttttcctctGCTTGTGGCCTCCTCTCTTATACATTAACCTAACCTGATGGACAATACCTGAAGCTCATTTAGATTCTTGAGTTGGAATGTGAAAGGACTGAATGGTCCCATTAAAAGATCCAAAGTTTTGACACATTTGAAACTACAAAAACCTGACGTTGCATTCCTTCAGGAAACTCATCTGCGTCTTAAGGATAAATGCAGGCTCCAAACTCGCTGGACATCACACATTTTTCATTCGAACTTTGATTCCAGGTCTAGAGGAGTTGCCATTTTGATTAATGAGACTCTGCACTTTTCTATTGACAATGTTATTTCTGACATGAATGGTCGATATGTAATTGTGAAAGAGAAAATTTCACAAACACCAATAGTTTGTGTATATGCCCCAAACTTTGATAATGCTCTCTTTGCTCAGGATTTGTTGTCAAAGAGCCCAGCTCTGAACACACATCTTTTGATATTTGGGGGAGATCTAAACTGTGTTATTGATCCTGATTTGGATAAATCAAGCActgttatgaaatatttttttcttcttctgagtTTATGGTTCAGAATGGTTATATTGACCCATGGAGACACTTTAATCCCACTGTGAGGAAATACTCATTCTACTCGTATGTCCATCAGTCTTTCTCTTGTAtagattataattttttttatcaataattCTCTAATTCCTCAGGTTGTAAACTCTGGATATCTGCCCATTGTTATTTCAGACCATGCCCCTCTAAGTCTTGACATTCTTTTATTTCCATTTCACACTTCTCGACCACCCTGGCGGTTCAATTCTTTACTTCTATCTGATTTAGCATTCTgtgaatatatttctgattcaaTAGTTGACTTTCTCCTTACTAATCAGACCGATTCAATCTCTTACTCCTTACTGTGGGAAACTTTGAAGGCCTTTTTAAGAGGACAGATAATTTCTTACTCCGCTTATCTTAATAAAGAACGGAGGAATAGGATTAAAAAGTTATCTGACAGTATTCAAGCTATAGACAACCAATATGCTCATAGCCTGACTCCTGAGCTACATAAACAAAGGCTTAATTTGCAGGCAGACTTCAATCTGTTATCCACAAGTGAGGCAGAGAGACTTTTGTTACGCGTGCATGGTAATTACTATGAACATGGGGATAAGGTCGGTCGCCTCCTGGCCCATCAGCTTTGCAACCGAGCGGCTTCGCGATTTATTACTCAAATTGCACAGCCCGATGGAGCATCCTGTGGAGATtaattcaacttttaaaaactttttctcttttctatataaaaatgaagCTTCTGACCATTCAGAAGAAAGGAACCAATTTATTGGGCGTATTAACTTCCCTAGGGTTGATTCTCTTTTAGTGCCTGAACTTGATGGACCCATCACCTTAGAGGAGATCACTAAGTCAATTAATTCGTTTGTTGCCCAGATGGGCTGCCTTCCCAATTTTATAAGAAATTTCATGTCAAACTGGCCCCGCTTCTTTTGTCTGTATTTGAGGAATCTTTAAATCTAGGTATGTTGCCCCTAACACTGAGACAAGCATCTATAACTCTATTGCCTAAAGATAGGAAGGACCCAATATTATGTAATAGGATAGAGTGGGTTTATCTGTTTAGAGTTCTGGAGGAGTTCGGTTTTGAGGAGGGATTGATATCATGGATACATTTACTATATGCTGACCCACAAGCTTCAGTTTCTACTAATAGCGTTAACTCTGAGTATTTTACCTTATCACAGGGTACACACCAGGGATGTCCCCTATATCCATTACTTTTTGCCATAG
This genomic stretch from Onychostoma macrolepis isolate SWU-2019 chromosome 25, ASM1243209v1, whole genome shotgun sequence harbors:
- the LOC131534804 gene encoding C-C motif chemokine 7-like encodes the protein MRCASVTLLLCLATMLLAQVTCQINGRSSCLCLKTSNRVPRKENLESYMIQNAGSCHIDAILFKTVKGQFFCADPQNPLAINARKYMDMKNKTAFLINPTSTLKTGSTLSTTSDRNDLKQSTV